The Corynebacterium glaucum genome includes a region encoding these proteins:
- a CDS encoding ATP-dependent helicase, giving the protein MQHGIGPVALSRALGQAHQPTPQQADVIGAPPGPLLVVAGAGAGKTETMAARVVWLVANGYARPDEILGLTFTRKAAQELGKRIRDRLGVLASDEALVRRLDPSGELTSSLRVIAPTVSTYDAYAGDLIREYGLLVPVEPDARLITEAELHAIATEVVLDYRGSLISENGTNPAVNSVVENLLGLITSMGNELASAEDVIERAEIFLKETESLEPSKRTESGYSQTMLKWRSRQEERTAYLPLAAALNTELRRRGLVTFNEQMSVAAKLARDHASVGERQRQRFRVIMLDEYQDTSHAQRVLLRSLFGEGTDPKLTVTAVGDPMQAIYGWRGATAANLAAFVEDFPASDGSPAPKKQLTTSWRNPPEILDLANSVSDAILGTGAERAVAQLEPRPGAGAGSVHLGFFEHEDDEVAYVAGELETQFTQAKQDDEPFTAAVLVRKNKHSSAIAEALEARGVPYEIVGVAGLLDVPEVADTVAIATMLVRPGDSAAALRILGGPAVGLGLADLQALAVRATNLAGRGQARSADAERGDFDEAARTPEAHLEAQLAELVQRAEEIVGTGERAAGLADAVADLGEPERYSATGLQRLRELSAKLRWLRTNSLGKQLTDVFADIISVFGIRAEVLSRPTASRAAHLDRLLHEVAQYPGTSLTGLLDYFELARTHEDGLAPGNVTVKDDRVQIMTAHKAKGLEWDTVAVLHADDRTYSDTAETFLGIVKRLQDESFGDPELTPEFGEVETRPQFEKAVKAWLKTVRGDFAEETARLFYVAITRSERKLIVTASSNAAGSTKQTGPYTHFEKLASLVRPADIVQWHTDGDAEGDDEGGSAERPDGEREGRWPNLHQQPHDQRAAQTVTAARASLPPLVEGELYGLWERDATALIEEHAASLSPEVAVVVPGELTASDVVAMRADPAQFARRARRPVPYKPNAYAKRGTAFHQWLEEFYGARPLIDEDELPGNDEAEVDRATLEQLKRSFEASHWASRTPAFVEHPFELAMGNAMVRGRIDAVFEDETGWIVVDWKTGQKPGTAEMESAKLQLAVYREAWRRIAADGRDVRAVFFYLRTGEDYAPDQLPAGQDLADMLAPRTQQEGRK; this is encoded by the coding sequence ATGCAACATGGAATCGGGCCGGTAGCGCTGTCGCGGGCGCTCGGCCAGGCCCACCAACCGACCCCGCAACAGGCAGACGTAATTGGTGCGCCGCCTGGCCCGCTGCTGGTTGTGGCGGGCGCCGGCGCGGGAAAAACCGAGACGATGGCGGCGCGTGTAGTTTGGCTCGTTGCCAACGGTTACGCCCGTCCAGATGAGATTCTCGGGCTGACGTTTACCCGCAAAGCAGCCCAGGAGCTGGGGAAGCGCATCAGAGACAGACTTGGGGTGCTGGCTAGCGACGAAGCGCTCGTGCGTCGACTGGATCCGTCAGGCGAGCTGACGAGCTCCCTCCGCGTGATCGCGCCGACTGTGTCAACCTACGACGCGTACGCCGGCGACCTGATCCGCGAATATGGATTGCTGGTGCCGGTTGAACCGGACGCGCGATTGATTACCGAGGCGGAGCTACACGCCATCGCCACCGAAGTAGTGTTGGACTACCGAGGTAGCCTTATCTCTGAAAACGGCACCAACCCAGCTGTGAACTCGGTCGTCGAGAACCTGCTGGGGCTTATTACGTCCATGGGCAACGAGCTCGCGTCTGCCGAGGATGTGATTGAGCGTGCGGAGATATTTCTCAAGGAAACGGAGTCCTTGGAACCGTCGAAGCGCACCGAGAGCGGCTACTCGCAGACCATGCTGAAGTGGCGCAGTAGGCAGGAGGAGCGCACCGCATACCTGCCGTTGGCGGCGGCGCTCAATACGGAGCTGCGCCGCCGCGGTCTAGTGACCTTCAATGAGCAGATGTCAGTCGCAGCGAAGCTCGCCCGCGATCACGCATCGGTGGGGGAGCGTCAGCGTCAACGCTTCCGGGTGATCATGCTCGACGAGTACCAAGACACCTCCCATGCACAGCGCGTGCTGCTGCGCAGCCTGTTCGGGGAAGGCACCGATCCAAAGCTGACGGTTACCGCCGTGGGCGATCCAATGCAGGCGATCTACGGCTGGCGTGGTGCGACCGCGGCTAACCTCGCCGCTTTCGTCGAAGATTTTCCGGCTAGCGATGGTTCTCCCGCACCAAAAAAGCAGCTCACCACCTCATGGCGCAATCCTCCGGAAATCCTCGACCTGGCTAACTCGGTCTCCGACGCGATTTTGGGTACCGGCGCCGAGCGCGCGGTGGCCCAGCTTGAACCGCGCCCAGGAGCGGGAGCTGGGTCGGTGCATCTGGGGTTCTTCGAGCACGAGGACGACGAGGTCGCCTATGTTGCCGGCGAGCTGGAAACTCAGTTCACCCAGGCGAAGCAGGATGACGAACCGTTTACCGCCGCTGTGCTGGTGCGCAAAAACAAGCACAGCTCAGCAATCGCGGAAGCCCTTGAAGCGCGGGGTGTGCCGTACGAAATCGTAGGCGTCGCTGGCCTGCTCGACGTGCCGGAAGTTGCCGACACCGTCGCAATCGCGACCATGCTGGTCCGTCCGGGTGATTCGGCTGCAGCGCTTCGCATCCTCGGCGGTCCTGCGGTGGGGCTCGGGTTGGCGGACCTGCAGGCGCTCGCCGTGCGGGCGACGAATTTGGCCGGGCGCGGCCAAGCCCGCAGCGCCGACGCGGAGCGCGGTGATTTCGACGAGGCTGCCCGGACTCCGGAGGCCCATCTCGAAGCGCAACTCGCCGAGCTCGTTCAACGGGCGGAAGAAATCGTTGGAACTGGCGAGCGCGCTGCGGGGCTGGCGGATGCCGTGGCGGACCTCGGAGAACCCGAGCGGTACTCGGCGACCGGTCTCCAGCGTCTGCGTGAATTATCGGCGAAACTGCGCTGGCTGCGCACCAATAGCCTGGGTAAGCAGCTCACGGACGTCTTCGCAGACATCATCTCCGTCTTCGGTATCCGCGCTGAGGTCCTATCACGCCCTACCGCGTCGCGTGCCGCGCACCTCGACCGCCTGCTGCACGAGGTGGCCCAGTATCCCGGAACGAGCTTGACCGGCCTGCTGGATTACTTCGAGCTTGCCCGCACCCATGAAGACGGCCTCGCTCCCGGAAACGTCACGGTGAAAGACGATCGGGTGCAGATCATGACCGCCCACAAGGCGAAGGGCTTAGAGTGGGACACCGTTGCGGTGCTGCACGCGGACGACAGGACCTACAGCGACACCGCCGAGACATTCCTGGGCATTGTCAAGCGGCTGCAAGACGAATCTTTTGGAGACCCCGAGCTCACCCCGGAATTTGGGGAGGTAGAGACCCGCCCACAGTTTGAAAAAGCGGTCAAGGCCTGGTTGAAGACGGTCCGCGGAGACTTCGCAGAGGAGACAGCGCGGCTGTTTTACGTCGCCATCACCCGCTCGGAGAGGAAACTCATAGTCACCGCGTCAAGCAACGCGGCGGGTTCGACGAAGCAGACGGGCCCGTATACACACTTTGAAAAGCTGGCATCGCTCGTTAGGCCTGCGGATATCGTCCAGTGGCACACCGATGGAGATGCCGAAGGCGATGACGAGGGTGGCAGCGCCGAACGCCCTGACGGCGAGCGCGAAGGCCGCTGGCCTAACCTGCACCAGCAACCCCACGACCAGCGCGCGGCTCAGACTGTCACTGCAGCACGCGCATCCCTCCCCCCGCTGGTAGAAGGAGAGCTTTACGGATTATGGGAACGCGACGCGACAGCGCTGATTGAGGAGCATGCAGCGTCTCTGTCGCCTGAGGTAGCGGTGGTAGTTCCAGGCGAACTCACTGCGTCTGACGTGGTGGCCATGCGGGCCGATCCTGCCCAATTCGCTCGCCGCGCCCGTCGCCCTGTGCCGTACAAACCGAACGCTTACGCCAAGCGTGGCACCGCGTTCCACCAGTGGTTGGAGGAGTTCTATGGCGCGCGCCCGCTTATCGACGAAGACGAACTTCCGGGCAACGATGAAGCCGAGGTGGACCGCGCCACCCTCGAACAGCTCAAGCGATCGTTCGAAGCGAGCCACTGGGCATCGCGCACACCAGCGTTCGTTGAGCACCCGTTTGAGCTGGCAATGGGCAACGCGATGGTGCGCGGTCGCATCGACGCCGTGTTCGAGGACGAAACCGGGTGGATAGTCGTGGACTGGAAAACCGGCCAAAAACCAGGCACAGCGGAGATGGAATCGGCGAAGCTGCAGCTCGCCGTCTACCGTGAAGCGTGGAGGCGCATTGCTGCCGACGGACGCGATGTGCGCGCGGTGTTTTTCTACCTCCGCACCGGAGAAGACTACGCTCCTGATCAGCTACCGGCAGGTCAAGATCTTGCCGACATGCTTGCGCCACGCACGCAACAGGAAGGCAGGAAGTGA
- a CDS encoding ATP-dependent DNA helicase: protein MSAPHIPALPPAVTPQAFLVARERQLTDRQWSHDLPTQGLWKVTGEAGAGVSSFLIDTAVNAITADPQRASREGIVLLTSSKESGARMRSELSERLAATGFTTQEPIVRSVHSLAFALLRQRTEREIRLISGAEQDAVIRQLLLGHAEDGGGTWPEELRPALPLVGFARQLRDFLLRAIERGLGPKDLNRLGEVHQLPIWSAAGDFLREYQQVMALTGALRFSAAELVTKVLEEELIQSWGIVLVDDAQSLAPASAELVSRLLQRASLGVVGGDLDQSIFRFRGASPKFFADLGGLLHNVRHLGASRRNPTRVVAVAPDEQTHHAAVVDSLRRAHFESGVDYRDMAVVVRSTPLIEPLRRALLHAGVPVALDPTDVVLAEQRVVVALLLALKALTQELTVSEWRELLLGPVGATDPVTLRRLLRGLRRWKPELRAEETLHQLLTSTAPLPDFDTLLTEREMQLLTHVRGVLDQGRQAHAADGSVEEVLWAVWAATGLSDRLLAAALRGGATGSQADRDLDAAMALFDAAGDFTERRPTASIELFSQYITEQELPTGVRDRRTATLDAVSLLTAHGVAGREFERVVVAGVQELTWPSLGETGTIFRQEDLIDLIDSDVDPAVPVPRVAERLLEEQRLFHVATTRATDHLLVTAVDDPYSEEVVQPSRFIEAFCAEHGIEATQLRAAGTASEEMNETPDETHSAALVRVLARDDVIAELRRAAGDADTSEATRTQAARQLARLAEAGVAGADPDSWWGLTQASTSEKLPLRSSLSPSRIESLLQCPMRAVLERMVDLEETMEMLYGSMAHAYFEALGRGVDPEAASAEVIRARREAHDGPEWKKDRDVADFEAMLRRIDGWLLKSRAAYEQVAVEADVNVEVERGLRISGRVDRLERASDGALRIVDLKTSANPVAHAEAEENVQLAAYQLAMSRGELGGDGVRTAKDAGLTVGSAVLVYPNAEKKRLTERGQDGKTSEELAEFVEEIRSLPQEMVGPELTARTGKHCDYCRVRSLCPVQPEGEVIHRG from the coding sequence ATGAGTGCTCCCCACATTCCGGCGCTTCCGCCAGCGGTCACACCTCAGGCGTTTCTGGTCGCGCGCGAGCGCCAGCTCACTGATCGCCAGTGGTCGCACGACCTTCCAACCCAGGGACTGTGGAAGGTCACCGGAGAAGCAGGCGCAGGTGTGTCAAGCTTCCTCATCGACACCGCTGTCAATGCCATCACCGCTGACCCGCAGCGAGCGTCGCGCGAGGGAATTGTGTTGTTGACCTCTTCGAAGGAATCCGGTGCGCGTATGCGTTCAGAGCTGTCGGAGCGGCTCGCCGCCACCGGTTTCACCACACAAGAGCCGATTGTGCGCTCTGTGCACTCGCTAGCCTTTGCGCTTTTGCGCCAACGCACGGAGCGAGAAATCCGGCTGATCTCCGGAGCAGAGCAAGATGCGGTGATCCGTCAGCTCCTTCTCGGACACGCTGAAGACGGTGGCGGCACCTGGCCCGAGGAATTGCGCCCAGCACTGCCGCTCGTCGGGTTCGCCCGCCAGTTGCGCGATTTCCTCCTGCGCGCCATCGAGCGCGGTCTCGGCCCGAAAGATCTCAACCGGCTCGGCGAGGTGCACCAGCTTCCGATCTGGTCGGCGGCCGGCGACTTTTTGCGCGAGTACCAGCAGGTCATGGCGCTCACTGGGGCATTGCGCTTCTCGGCAGCAGAGCTCGTGACCAAGGTACTTGAAGAGGAGCTCATCCAATCATGGGGCATCGTGCTTGTCGACGACGCGCAAAGCCTCGCTCCTGCCTCTGCAGAACTCGTTTCGCGATTGCTGCAGCGCGCCTCACTTGGCGTGGTTGGCGGGGACCTAGACCAATCTATCTTCCGGTTTCGCGGGGCGTCTCCGAAGTTCTTCGCCGACCTCGGCGGTTTGCTGCACAACGTCCGGCATCTAGGCGCAAGCCGTCGCAACCCAACGCGCGTAGTTGCTGTGGCCCCAGATGAACAGACACACCACGCTGCGGTCGTCGATTCGCTGCGCCGAGCGCACTTCGAAAGCGGTGTTGATTACCGCGACATGGCGGTGGTCGTGCGTTCCACGCCACTGATCGAGCCGCTGCGTCGCGCTTTGCTGCATGCGGGCGTTCCCGTTGCTTTGGACCCGACGGACGTTGTCTTGGCCGAACAACGTGTGGTCGTCGCCCTGCTCTTAGCCCTCAAGGCGCTCACCCAAGAGCTCACGGTCTCTGAGTGGCGCGAACTCCTCCTCGGGCCGGTGGGAGCTACAGATCCGGTGACGCTGCGTCGCTTGCTCCGCGGCTTACGCAGGTGGAAGCCCGAGTTGCGCGCAGAGGAAACACTGCACCAACTACTCACCTCAACTGCACCGTTGCCGGACTTTGACACGCTGCTGACCGAGCGCGAAATGCAGTTACTCACCCACGTGCGCGGGGTGCTTGACCAGGGGCGGCAAGCGCACGCTGCCGACGGCAGCGTGGAGGAGGTGCTGTGGGCGGTGTGGGCCGCGACCGGACTGTCTGATCGGCTGCTCGCCGCCGCGCTTCGCGGCGGCGCTACCGGCTCACAAGCAGACCGCGATCTTGACGCAGCGATGGCGCTGTTCGATGCAGCTGGCGATTTCACTGAGCGGCGCCCCACGGCCAGCATCGAGTTGTTCTCGCAGTACATCACAGAGCAAGAGCTGCCAACCGGTGTACGCGACCGGCGTACCGCGACTCTGGATGCCGTCTCCCTCCTCACTGCGCACGGTGTGGCCGGGCGTGAATTCGAGCGCGTCGTCGTGGCTGGAGTACAGGAGCTTACCTGGCCGAGCCTCGGAGAAACCGGCACCATCTTCCGGCAAGAAGACCTCATCGATCTCATTGATTCGGACGTTGATCCAGCAGTACCTGTGCCTCGCGTTGCGGAACGGCTCTTGGAAGAGCAGCGTCTTTTCCATGTCGCCACCACCCGCGCCACGGACCACCTGCTGGTCACAGCGGTAGATGATCCGTACAGCGAGGAAGTGGTTCAGCCTTCGCGCTTCATTGAAGCGTTCTGCGCCGAGCATGGGATCGAAGCCACACAGCTGCGTGCTGCCGGCACCGCGTCTGAGGAGATGAACGAAACTCCGGATGAGACACACAGCGCTGCATTAGTACGAGTGCTGGCCAGAGACGATGTGATTGCGGAGCTGCGTCGCGCAGCCGGCGACGCAGACACCAGTGAAGCCACGAGAACGCAGGCGGCCCGCCAACTTGCGCGTCTTGCCGAAGCTGGTGTGGCAGGGGCAGATCCCGATTCGTGGTGGGGGTTGACGCAGGCGTCGACAAGCGAAAAACTCCCGCTGCGATCCTCCCTGTCACCTTCGCGCATCGAGTCCCTTCTGCAATGCCCGATGCGGGCTGTGCTGGAGCGCATGGTCGATCTCGAGGAAACTATGGAGATGCTCTACGGGTCGATGGCGCACGCGTACTTCGAGGCGCTAGGGCGCGGAGTTGATCCAGAGGCGGCGAGCGCTGAGGTGATTCGTGCCAGACGGGAAGCGCATGACGGTCCGGAGTGGAAAAAGGATCGGGACGTGGCAGATTTTGAAGCGATGCTGCGTCGCATTGACGGATGGCTACTGAAATCGCGCGCCGCCTACGAGCAAGTGGCGGTTGAGGCTGACGTGAACGTCGAGGTAGAACGCGGGTTGCGGATTTCCGGACGGGTGGACAGGCTCGAGCGTGCTTCCGACGGTGCGCTGCGCATTGTTGATCTCAAGACCTCCGCAAATCCCGTCGCGCATGCCGAGGCTGAGGAGAACGTGCAGCTTGCGGCGTATCAGCTCGCTATGAGCAGGGGAGAACTTGGCGGCGACGGGGTGCGGACTGCAAAGGATGCCGGGCTCACAGTAGGCAGCGCGGTGCTGGTGTACCCGAACGCGGAAAAGAAACGCCTGACCGAGCGGGGACAGGACGGGAAAACGTCTGAGGAACTTGCGGAATTTGTCGAAGAAATTCGCTCGCTGCCACAAGAGATGGTGGGTCCAGAACTCACCGCACGCACCGGAAAACACTGTGACTACTGCCGGGTGCGCAGCCTTTGCCCGGTACAACCGGAGGGAGAGGTGATTCACCGTGGCTGA